In Wolbachia endosymbiont of Cimex lectularius, the following are encoded in one genomic region:
- the tatC gene encoding twin-arginine translocase subunit TatC: protein MNKNPNKYASFYEHFAELRRRVIFCFLFFCIAFGFCYYFKESIYRFLLAPLIEVTKDSDDFSLIYTDLTEAFFVYLRVAVMSALLFSFPVFAWQFYMFLAPGLYKSERAVLLPYLIATPVLFITGAAVVYYYIFPLAWKFFIAFEHSGKSFGIPIEFMPSVSEYLDLVLQFMFAFGTAFQIPVILTLMVRVGLLTAQSLSNKRRIAIVVIFIIAAILTPPDVLSQVGLAVPMLILYELSILVCRYIEKKKTKSNA from the coding sequence ATGAATAAGAACCCAAACAAATATGCTTCATTTTATGAGCACTTTGCAGAACTCAGGAGAAGGGTTATTTTTTGCTTTCTATTTTTTTGCATTGCTTTTGGTTTTTGCTACTACTTTAAAGAAAGCATATACCGTTTTTTACTTGCACCTTTAATAGAAGTTACAAAAGATAGCGATGATTTTTCTCTAATCTATACAGACTTAACAGAGGCGTTTTTTGTATACCTCAGAGTTGCAGTAATGAGCGCGCTTTTGTTTTCTTTTCCCGTGTTTGCATGGCAATTTTATATGTTTTTAGCACCTGGCTTATACAAAAGCGAAAGGGCAGTGCTGTTGCCATACTTGATTGCAACGCCAGTTTTGTTTATAACGGGAGCCGCGGTAGTTTATTACTACATATTTCCTTTAGCCTGGAAGTTTTTTATAGCTTTCGAACATAGCGGCAAATCTTTCGGTATACCAATAGAGTTTATGCCATCAGTCAGTGAATATTTAGACCTTGTTCTCCAATTCATGTTTGCGTTTGGTACTGCATTTCAAATTCCAGTCATACTCACGTTAATGGTCAGAGTTGGGCTGCTTACCGCGCAAAGTTTGTCAAACAAACGCAGGATCGCGATAGTGGTAATTTTTATTATTGCTGCAATCTTAACTCCTCCTGATGTATTGAGCCAAGTAGGGCTTGCTGTACCAATGTTGATTCTATACGAATTGTCCATTTTAGTTTGCAGATATATTGAGAAGAAGAAAACAAAGAGTAATGCTTGA